The following proteins are encoded in a genomic region of Nitrospirota bacterium:
- a CDS encoding helix-turn-helix domain-containing protein — MNVQDNDILLDVKDLGRLLKLSAQAVFTRLCRGGDLPPGIRIGKLRRWRRQTVAAWLAEREGRAGT, encoded by the coding sequence ATGAACGTACAAGACAACGACATCCTGCTCGATGTGAAGGATCTAGGTCGCCTCCTCAAGCTGAGTGCTCAGGCCGTTTTTACGCGGCTCTGCCGTGGCGGGGATTTGCCGCCTGGCATCCGGATCGGCAAACTTAGACGCTGGCGCCGCCAGACGGTGGCCGCGTGGCTCGCGGAACGAGAGGGTAGGGCCGGGACGTGA